In Desulfosporosinus sp. Sb-LF, the following are encoded in one genomic region:
- the greA gene encoding transcription elongation factor GreA → MAEKEVILTLEGLKKLEEELELSKTVKRREVAERIKQAIDFGDISENSEYDDAKNDQAFIEGRIITLEKMLRNARVIDDYEGTDVVALGAKVRLKDIDFGDEEEYFIVGSAEADPGTNKISNESPVGKAVLGQPKGSMVEVNVPAGILHYQILDIK, encoded by the coding sequence ATGGCTGAAAAGGAAGTCATTCTAACTTTAGAAGGACTCAAGAAACTTGAGGAAGAGTTGGAACTATCAAAGACAGTAAAGCGGCGGGAAGTGGCCGAACGTATTAAGCAAGCTATTGACTTTGGAGATATTAGTGAAAACTCAGAGTACGATGATGCCAAGAACGATCAGGCCTTCATCGAAGGACGGATTATTACTCTCGAGAAAATGTTGCGAAATGCGCGAGTTATTGATGACTATGAGGGAACAGATGTCGTGGCATTAGGCGCAAAAGTACGCTTAAAGGATATTGATTTTGGAGATGAAGAGGAGTACTTCATTGTTGGTTCGGCTGAGGCAGACCCAGGAACAAATAAGATTTCTAATGAATCGCCTGTAGGAAAGGCGGTACTGGGGCAACCTAAAGGATCTATGGTTGAAGTCAATGTTCCTGCAGGAATTTTACACTATCAGATATTGGATATTAAGTAA
- the lysS gene encoding lysine--tRNA ligase yields MDNTNDLWRIRLEKLDLIRQADIEPYADRYTRTHKALDILEHFEELEGQDVSIAGRIMSKRDQGKVIFMHVQDFSGRIQTYTRVDELGQSLFDLITKFDVGDIVGVEGKVFRTRRGEISVHARLVKLLSKAMRPLPEKFHGLTNVETRYRQRYLDLVMNPDVRQVFVVRSKIIRFMREFLEQREFLEVETPTLHTIPGGAAARPFTTHHNALDIDLYLRIALELPLKRLIVGGFEKVFEIGRTFRNEGISIKHNPEFTMMELYQAYANYEDIMELTEEMIAYIVQKVHGTLEITYQGQMLQFQTPWRRLPMLEGILEYSGVDFSNVITDEQARSIAQEKGIHIEVGASRGKIINEFFEKFVEPNLIQPTFITGHPVEISPLAKRNAAQPEYTDRFEAFIFGRELANAFSELNDPIDQRQRFEAQAAERAKGDDEAHILDEDFVQALEYGLPPTGGLGIGIDRLVMFLTDSASIRDVILFPTMRPRDESVQEDIEE; encoded by the coding sequence ATGGATAATACTAACGATCTCTGGCGGATTCGGCTTGAAAAGCTTGATTTGATTCGCCAAGCCGATATTGAACCCTATGCTGATCGCTATACACGTACACATAAAGCGCTTGATATTTTAGAGCACTTTGAAGAACTAGAAGGTCAGGATGTCAGTATTGCCGGGCGGATCATGAGTAAGCGTGATCAAGGGAAAGTTATCTTTATGCACGTCCAAGACTTTAGCGGCCGTATCCAGACATATACCCGAGTGGATGAATTGGGCCAGTCCCTTTTTGATTTAATTACAAAATTTGATGTTGGAGATATCGTAGGAGTAGAAGGAAAAGTTTTCCGGACAAGACGGGGAGAAATATCCGTTCATGCCCGTCTTGTAAAATTACTTTCCAAGGCAATGCGCCCGCTGCCCGAGAAGTTCCATGGACTGACGAATGTAGAAACCCGTTATCGTCAACGATATTTGGATTTGGTGATGAATCCAGATGTTCGCCAAGTGTTTGTGGTACGTAGTAAAATTATTCGGTTCATGAGAGAATTCTTAGAGCAGCGGGAATTCCTCGAAGTTGAGACGCCAACACTTCATACGATTCCTGGTGGAGCAGCAGCACGTCCATTCACTACGCACCACAACGCTCTCGATATTGACCTCTATCTAAGGATTGCCCTCGAATTACCGTTGAAACGGCTTATTGTGGGTGGATTCGAGAAGGTATTTGAAATCGGAAGAACCTTCCGGAATGAGGGAATTTCGATAAAACATAACCCGGAATTCACAATGATGGAGCTCTATCAAGCATACGCAAATTACGAAGATATTATGGAACTGACAGAAGAGATGATTGCTTATATCGTACAAAAAGTACATGGCACTTTAGAAATTACTTATCAGGGACAGATGCTTCAATTTCAGACCCCATGGCGTCGTCTACCAATGTTAGAGGGTATCTTAGAGTATTCGGGAGTCGATTTCAGTAACGTCATAACTGACGAACAAGCACGGAGTATTGCTCAAGAGAAAGGCATCCATATCGAAGTGGGTGCATCTAGAGGTAAAATAATTAACGAGTTCTTTGAAAAATTTGTTGAACCTAATTTGATACAACCGACATTTATCACCGGACATCCTGTCGAAATTTCCCCGTTGGCTAAGCGTAACGCAGCTCAACCAGAATATACGGATCGCTTTGAGGCCTTCATATTTGGCCGTGAACTTGCAAATGCGTTTTCTGAGTTAAACGACCCCATTGATCAGAGACAACGTTTTGAGGCACAGGCTGCTGAACGGGCTAAAGGGGATGATGAGGCTCATATTCTGGATGAGGACTTCGTTCAGGCGTTAGAGTATGGACTTCCCCCTACGGGCGGACTGGGAATTGGGATTGACCGTTTGGTCATGTTCTTAACGGATTCCGCGTCCATACGGGATGTTATTCTCTTCCCAACTATGCGACCGAGAGATGAAAGTGTGCAAGAAGATATTGAAGAATAG